One region of Pieris rapae chromosome Z, ilPieRapa1.1, whole genome shotgun sequence genomic DNA includes:
- the LOC110999041 gene encoding gamma-aminobutyric acid receptor subunit beta-like, with the protein MTTRPRNMRFLAVVFSLAIAWLPHADQAAGAGGGGMFGDVNISAILDSLSVSYDKRVRPNYGGPPVDVGVTMYVLSISSLSEVKMDFTLDFYFRQFWTDPRLAYKKRPGVETLSVGSEFIRNIWVPDTFFVNEKQSYFHIATTSNEFIRIHHSGSITRSIRLTITASCPMDLQYFPMDRQLCNIEIESFGYTMRDIRYKWNEGPNSVGVSSEVSLPQFKVLGHRQRAMEISLTTGNYSRLACEIQFVRSMGYYLIQIYIPSGLIVIISWVSFWLNRNATPARVSLGVTTVLTMTTLMSSTNAALPKISYVKSIDVYLGTCFVMVFASLLEYATVGYMAKRIQMRKQRFTAVQKMAAEKKIHIDGPPGTSEPLPPPRTSTLSRPAPPSRSSSYNPHTQEVRFKVHDPKAYSKGVTHENTINGARAPPPPAPAAPPSEEEIPPHLLQASKSINKLLGTTPSDIDKYSRIVFPVCFVCFNLMYWIIYLHVSDVVADDLVLLGEEH; encoded by the exons GGGAGCGGGAGGCGGAGGAATGTTTGGCGACGTCAACATCTCAGCTATTTTGGACTCTCTGAGTGTCAGCTACGATAAGAGAGTGAGGCCCAATTATGGCG gaCCACCAGTGGACGTTGGAGTCACCATGTACGTGCTGTCCATCAGTTCTCTATCTGAAGTGAAAATG gattTCACATTGGATTTCTACTTCCGTCAGTTCTGGACTGATCCGAGGCTTGCATACAAAAAGCGCCCAGGTGTCGAAACATTGTCAGTTGGATCAGAATTTATTAGGAACATATGGGTGCCCGACACATTCTTCGTAAACGAAAAACaatcatattttcatataGCCACAACAAGCAATGAATTTATACGTATTCACCATTCTGGATCTATTACACGTAGTATAAG attaacaATAACGGCTTCCTGTCCAATGGACCTACAATACTTTCCTATGGATCGTCAACTGTGCAACATTGAAATCGAAAGCT TTGGCTACACCATGCGGGACATCCGTTATAAGTGGAATGAGGGGCCCAACTCCGTAGGCGTGTCCAGTGAGGTGTCCCTGCCGCAGTTCAAAGTTCTGGGCCATCGACAACGAGCTATGGAGATTTCTCTTACGACAG GAAATTACTCCCGATTGGCTTGCGAAATCCAATTTGTGCGTTCGATGGGATACTATCTGATTCAAATATACATTCCGTCTGGCTTAATTGTGATCATATCATGGGTATCGTTTTGGTTGAATCGAAATGCAACTCCCGCACGTGTCTCTCTCGGTGTGACAACTGTGCTGACCATGACTACCCTTATGTCTTCAACTAACGCTGCCCTTCCCAAGATTTCGTACGTTAAATCCATTGACGTTTACTTGGGAACCTGCTTCGTAATGGTCTTCGCTAGTCTATTAG AGTACGCTACTGTTGGATACATGGCTAAGAGGATACAAATGAGGAAACAACGATTTACGGCTGTCCAGAAAATGGCTGCTGAGAAAAAGATACATATAGATGGACCTCCTGGCACGTCTGAACCACTTCCACCGCCTAGAACAAGCACGCTTTCAAGACCTGCTCCGCCAAGCCGCTCATCG TCCTACAACCCTCACACACAGGAGGTACGCTTCAAAGTCCACGACCCGAAAGCATATTCAAAAGGTGTGACCCATGAGAACACGATTAATGGTGCACGGGCCCCCCCGCCGCCAGCGCCGGCAGCTCCTCCCTCAGAAGAAGAAATACCACCGCATCTACTACAAGCTTCGAAG AGTATCAACAAGCTGCTTGGCACGACTCCTTCGGACATCGACAAGTATTCGCGCATAGTTTTTCCCGTTTGCTTTGTCTGCTTCAACCTAATGTACTGGATTATATACCTTCACGTTTCGGATGTCGTAGCTGACGATCTGGTACTTCTCGGGGAGGAACATTGA